In one window of Thermodesulfobacteriota bacterium DNA:
- a CDS encoding O-antigen ligase family protein: MRKAVIRRQADGTNFTLIILFIASAFLVSSFKIAKVSSSAMVAMGMLAAFVMGGLLRGRFVLAAHPVQKGMLALLAWAFCSLLVSRVDPSKAVPPEAYAYSWAGGLSSPDLRGASFLARLFLAAFAMNFIIEAVNTERRYFKALNWFLLFYFSVSALVLAQFALLAVWGVEVGEIRPASVESAFRTGGHLGESSILAGVLASGYFLTIAFSVKGHPELWFPDWLVRGMCAAATMALLTTLSAAWIISALLAFALLGHRHLGKRGIIVLIVCMASAGALFHAEIYDSVMRKALGEVSQLNIRTYSWLAGLSIFMDHAYTGVGIGQSVFFTPEYLKEIAVRPFLNPDAFTELFLASRFPPLNTYIQWMAETGAVGLVLLFYLYYLIYRSGKGITDPEHERVVKFGMGGALIASAVAINTSPDYLYVGFLDFLAAMYAAGGRVFGRGRLERGA, encoded by the coding sequence ATGCGGAAAGCCGTCATAAGGAGGCAAGCTGACGGTACGAACTTCACCCTGATAATCCTCTTCATCGCCTCAGCCTTTCTCGTCTCTTCATTCAAGATAGCGAAGGTCTCGTCCTCCGCGATGGTCGCAATGGGCATGCTGGCTGCCTTTGTCATGGGGGGCCTCCTCAGGGGCAGGTTCGTCCTGGCCGCGCATCCGGTGCAGAAGGGGATGCTTGCGCTACTCGCGTGGGCTTTCTGTTCGCTCCTCGTAAGCAGGGTCGACCCGTCAAAGGCCGTCCCGCCCGAGGCCTACGCCTATTCATGGGCAGGGGGGCTCTCGAGCCCTGACCTCAGGGGAGCGTCGTTCCTCGCCAGGCTTTTCCTCGCGGCATTCGCCATGAACTTCATAATAGAGGCCGTCAATACCGAGAGGAGGTACTTCAAGGCGCTCAACTGGTTTCTGCTTTTCTATTTCAGCGTCTCGGCGCTCGTGCTCGCCCAGTTCGCCCTGCTTGCTGTCTGGGGGGTCGAGGTCGGAGAGATAAGGCCTGCAAGCGTCGAGAGCGCGTTCCGGACGGGCGGGCACCTCGGGGAATCGAGCATACTTGCCGGGGTCCTGGCCAGCGGTTATTTCCTGACCATAGCATTTTCTGTCAAGGGCCACCCAGAGCTCTGGTTCCCTGATTGGCTCGTACGGGGCATGTGCGCTGCCGCGACTATGGCGCTCCTTACTACGCTTTCAGCCGCTTGGATAATCTCCGCGCTCCTGGCGTTCGCGCTCTTGGGCCACAGGCACCTGGGAAAGAGGGGGATTATTGTTCTCATCGTCTGCATGGCCTCCGCAGGCGCCCTCTTTCATGCCGAGATATACGACTCAGTCATGAGGAAGGCGCTTGGCGAGGTGAGCCAGTTGAATATAAGGACCTATTCGTGGCTGGCGGGTCTTTCAATTTTCATGGACCACGCATATACCGGGGTTGGAATAGGGCAGAGCGTTTTCTTTACGCCGGAATACCTCAAGGAAATCGCGGTGAGGCCGTTCCTTAATCCGGATGCCTTTACGGAGCTCTTCCTTGCCTCCCGCTTCCCGCCCTTGAACACCTATATACAATGGATGGCCGAGACCGGGGCAGTGGGACTGGTCCTCCTCTTCTATCTTTATTATCTCATCTATCGCTCCGGGAAGGGGATTACGGACCCGGAGCACGAGAGGGTGGTCAAATTCGGGATGGGCGGGGCCCTTATCGCGAGCGCGGTCGCGATCAACACCTCGCCCGATTACCTCTATGTGGGCTTCCTTGACTTCCTCGCGGCCATGTACGCCGCAGGCGGGAGGGTATTCGGTCGTGGGCGCCTGGAGCGGGGTGCATGA
- a CDS encoding YdcF family protein: MKNGLATLLPALAAAVLIHAALNPERVFNSPASLLYVETYDGWRADAAICLSGAEVERVEHCLRLYMAGKARTIVVTGGGLEAGLIFYRQGGSLASISRDWLLGNGVPAGSIITLEEGASTYEEAATVRSFVEGRGMKSIVVVSSPYHMRRVSLVFRKAFQGSGIEVGFSPARGFDEGLAGWWRQEGLVAAVFGEYVKLFIYAMKRYI; this comes from the coding sequence ATGAAAAATGGACTCGCGACGTTGTTGCCGGCCCTGGCCGCTGCCGTACTCATCCATGCCGCGCTCAATCCCGAGAGGGTGTTCAATTCCCCGGCAAGCCTCCTTTATGTCGAGACCTACGACGGGTGGCGCGCCGATGCCGCCATCTGCCTTTCCGGGGCGGAGGTCGAAAGGGTCGAGCACTGCCTGCGTCTCTATATGGCAGGAAAGGCACGGACGATCGTCGTGACAGGAGGGGGGCTTGAGGCGGGGCTCATATTTTACAGGCAAGGCGGCTCGCTCGCTTCCATTTCAAGGGACTGGCTTCTTGGGAATGGAGTTCCCGCCGGCTCTATTATCACCCTTGAAGAGGGTGCGAGCACCTATGAAGAGGCGGCGACGGTCCGCTCATTCGTCGAAGGGAGAGGAATGAAATCCATCGTGGTCGTGAGCTCCCCCTACCATATGAGGCGGGTCTCCCTCGTCTTCAGGAAAGCCTTTCAGGGTAGCGGCATTGAAGTGGGCTTTTCTCCTGCAAGGGGCTTTGACGAGGGCCTTGCCGGATGGTGGAGGCAGGAGGGGCTCGTAGCTGCCGTCTTCGGCGAATACGTGAAGCTCTTCATCTACGCCATGAAGAGATACATATGA
- a CDS encoding glycosyltransferase family 4 protein, protein MGLRVLYIVSILPPYPGGASACYGNMLRGLVERHGRDIRSITVLTEQGCVTSYGEPVKVHDRLYRHDSAPAAEKSFLKQIFNYILIMGYILFSGNDIVQIHARYVYARYMGRLVWLALLLSRARTVIDIRDRFYRNFGFGHSFIVCSKDLMGFYGWIRNKEYIPVPMDFPELEKRINAKHRVGYFGAIAESKGIMELIEGYKEYRDGSDEPLELHIWGHNAMGPGFEAATASIQGVNYNGCAAPDEVFDLMLGCKAVIMPSRSEGMPRVCLEAMYSGRVVVCHRAVESIASVLPERFVLKDLTPGEIKRVLFEVESFSGQASFEYDLEEHSRGRVASCLVDFYGRAQNKSLCGKPS, encoded by the coding sequence TACCCGGGCGGGGCGTCAGCCTGTTACGGCAACATGCTCCGGGGCCTTGTCGAAAGGCATGGCCGGGATATAAGGAGCATTACCGTCCTCACAGAGCAAGGCTGCGTAACCAGCTATGGAGAGCCGGTAAAGGTGCATGACCGGCTCTACAGGCATGATTCAGCCCCGGCAGCTGAAAAGAGCTTCCTTAAGCAGATCTTCAATTACATCCTGATCATGGGCTATATACTTTTTTCGGGTAACGACATAGTGCAAATACATGCGCGCTACGTTTACGCGAGGTACATGGGGAGGCTCGTCTGGCTCGCGCTCCTCCTCTCAAGGGCCAGAACAGTAATCGACATCAGGGACAGGTTCTACCGGAACTTCGGTTTCGGGCATAGCTTCATCGTTTGCTCGAAAGACCTCATGGGCTTTTACGGCTGGATACGGAACAAGGAATACATCCCCGTGCCAATGGATTTCCCGGAGCTTGAAAAAAGGATAAATGCGAAGCACCGGGTCGGCTATTTCGGGGCAATCGCGGAAAGCAAGGGCATCATGGAACTGATCGAGGGCTACAAGGAATACAGGGATGGATCGGACGAGCCGCTCGAGCTCCACATCTGGGGGCATAACGCGATGGGGCCGGGGTTCGAGGCCGCAACGGCCTCAATACAGGGCGTGAATTACAATGGGTGCGCGGCCCCGGACGAGGTCTTTGATCTGATGCTCGGATGCAAGGCGGTTATCATGCCGTCGAGGTCCGAGGGCATGCCGAGGGTGTGCCTCGAAGCCATGTACTCAGGACGGGTGGTCGTATGCCACAGGGCGGTTGAGTCGATAGCGTCCGTCCTGCCGGAGAGGTTCGTGCTCAAGGACCTCACGCCTGGCGAGATAAAGAGGGTCCTTTTCGAAGTGGAGTCGTTCAGCGGCCAGGCAAGCTTTGAATACGATTTGGAAGAGCATTCGAGGGGCCGGGTCGCCTCCTGCCTCGTCGATTTTTATGGAAGGGCGCAGAATAAAAGCCTATGCGGAAAGCCGTCATAA